The proteins below are encoded in one region of Apium graveolens cultivar Ventura chromosome 4, ASM990537v1, whole genome shotgun sequence:
- the LOC141719811 gene encoding uncharacterized protein LOC141719811 yields the protein MDRSWLKADRRTQEFKLGVDELLNFAFLNGFKQNKISCPCLRCAHSKSWNAQTVKDHLYQYGIDQTYTCWIWHGESNYVQSHVVSEQESSVDPTNMRMGQDIIDDEDISLDSSDFMNHVQGENEPLYPGCESFTKMRALVKLYNLKAKHGISDKCFSDVLLLLASMLPEGNSMPSSFGEAKKTLCTLGMDYEKIHVCPNDCLLYRGERDEDETICRICGESRWKLNKKGEELEGIPAKVLWYFPLIPRLRNLFNTAQIAKDMTWHKTERQNDGKIRHPADSKTWKDVDQRWPEFAAEARNLRLALSSDGFNPFHGPGSDHSTWPVLLSIYNLPPWLCMKRKYIMLSLLISGPNQPGNDIDVYLQPLIEDLQKLWHGKQVYDAFKKESFILRGILLWTISDYPALGNLSGNIIKGYNACVVCVDKTKATRLATYKKTVVMRHRRWLPRNHPYRRQKSAFDNTMEKLSEPIPLTGEEVLERVLPLADHVYGKIQNQPRWKKGEPQPIWKKMSIFFQLEYWKFLPVRHTLDVMHIEKNICEALTGTLLNIPGKTKDRESIRIDMAEMGIRMELRPKNSGKKEKLPMASWNLLHKEKKIVCSSLIGMKLPDGFCSNLKGIVSMDTLRLVGMKSHDCHTMLHHLLPIALRSVLQKQVRCTIIRFCLFFKAICSKIIEVDKLEKMQSQLVETLCQLEKHFPPSLFDVMIHLSVHLVREVELCGPIFLRWMYPFERYMKTFKGYVRNRAHPEGCIAEAYIAEEAVECLVNFEEPTVGLPGRDKNKEKYRPLSGATMIKPSIKDLHQAHLCLLQNSNELTPYFNEHMAFLVARYPLHENDEEWLKNKQNETFPNWFQKKISSELLDVKSMVSKEVMWLAEGPNKYVPTFTGYKVNGVTYSTKDRDDTRQVQCSGVCVHADTMLVQDKDKNIEHISHTFYGVITSIWELDYNHFRVPIFRCNWVDMNKGVKIDDLGYTVVNLHKLGFLNDPFVLGKHVKQVCYIDDPLEKFWSVVLKLPNKFDDQSDDENEGSVEIELENEVDVTMFPTVDEVEEENRSYMREEEEMIQLP from the exons ATGGATAGATCTTGGTTGAAAGCAGATAGAAGAACACAAGAATTTAAACTTGGAGTGGATGAATTGTTAAAttttgcatttctgaatgggtttaaacaaaataaaattagtTGTCCATGCTTAAGATGCGCTCATAGTAAATCTTGGAATGCTCAGACTGTTAAGGATCATCTTTATCAATATGGTATTGATCAAACCTATACGTGTTGGATATGGCATGGAGAGTCAAATTATGTACAGAGTCATGTAGTTTCTGAACAGGAATCATCCGTTGATCCTACAAACATGAGAATGgggcaggatattatcgatgatGAGGATATTTCGTTAGATTCTTCTGATTTTATGAATCATGTTCAAGGTGAAAATGAACCACTTTATCCTGGATGCGAGAGTTTTACAAAAATGAGAGCTTTAGTCAAGTTGTATAATTTAAAAGCAAAACATGGTATTTCTGATAAATGCTTTTCCGATGTCCTTCTTTTGCTTGCATCAATGCTTCCGGAAGGCAACAGTATGCCTTCATCTTTTGGTGAAGCCAAGAAAACTTTATGTACTTTAGGCATGGATTATGAAAAAATACATGTGTGTCCGAATGATTGTCTCTTATACCGCGGTGAGAGGGACGAAGATGAGACGATTTGCCGAATATGTGGGGAATCTAGATGGAAGTTAAACAAGAAAGGAGAAGAATTGGAAGGGATCCCTGCTAAGGTTCTGTGGTACTTTCCATTAATACCAAGATTGAGAAATTTGTTCAATACAGCTCAGATTGCGAAGGACATGACTTGGCATAAAACCGAGCGACAAAATGATGGTAAAATTAGACATCCGGCTGACTCAAAGACATGGAAGGATGTCGATCAAAGGTGGCCTGAGTTTGCTGCAGAGGCTAGGAACCTTCGGTTAGCTTTATCCTCCGATGGATTTAATCCTTTCCATGGACCAGGAAGTGATCACTCAACATGGCCTGTGTTGCTTTCAATTTACAacctcccaccttggctttgtatGAAGAGAAAGTACATTATGCTAAGTCTATTGATATCCGGACCAAATCAGCCTGGAAATGATATTGATGTATACCTTCAACCACTTATAGAAGATTTGCAGAAATTGTGGCATGGGAAACAAGTTTATGATGCATTTAAGAAAGAGTCTTTCATACTAAGAGGAATTTTATTGTGGACAATTAGTGATTATCCAGCCTTAGGAAACTTGTCGGGTAACATCATTAAAGGATATAATGCTTGTGTAGTTTGTGTTGATAAAACAAAAGCTACCAGGTTGGCTACTTACAAAAAGACGGTGGTTATGAGACATCGTAGATGGCTGCCCAGAAATCATCCATATCGAAGGCAAAAATCAGCCTTTGATAACACCATGGAGAAGTTATCAGAACCTATTCCTTTAACTGGAGAGGAGGTGTTAGAAAGGGTACTACCACTAGCGGACCATGTTTATGGTAAGATACAAAACCAACCTCGGTGGAAAAAAGGGGAACCTCAACCAATTTGGAAAAAGATGTCTATATTTTTTCAGCTTGAGTACTGGAAGTTTTTGCCAGTTCGCCATACTCTCGATGTGATGCatatagaaaaaaatatatgCGAGGCTTTAACCGGTACATTGCTAAATATTCCCGGGAAGACAAAAGATAGAGAATCTATTCGTATTGATATGGCTGAAATGGGAATAAGAATGGAGCTGAGACCaaaaaattctggaaaaaaaGAGAAGTTACCGATGGCATCTTGGAACTTATTGCATAAAGAAAAAAAGATTGTCTGCTCGTCCTTGATTGGCATGAAGTTACCTGATGGTTTTTGTTCGAACCTTAAGGGTATAGTATCAATGGACACTCTGCGACTTGTTGGAATGAAATCTCACGACTGTCACACAATGTTGCATCACTTGCTCCCCATCGCACTTCGGTCAGTACTTCAAAAACAAGTCAGGTGCACTATTATCAGGTTTTGCCTTTTTTTCAAGGCAATTTGTAGTAAAATCATTGAGGTCGATAAATTAGAAAAAATGCAGTCTCAATTGGTGGAGACCTTATGCCAGCTAGAAAAGCACTTCCCCCCTTCCTTGTTTGATGTAATGATCCATCTCTCAGTTCATCTTGTAAGAGAAGTTGAGCTTTGTGGTCCTATCTTCCTACGTTGGATGTATCCTTTCGAGAGATATATGAAGACGTTCAAGGGATATGTTCGAAACAGGGCTCATCCGGAAGGTTGCATCGCTGAGGCCTATATTGCAGAAGAGGCGGTTGAGTGTTTAGTTAATTTTGAAGAACCAACAGTTGGGTTACCGGGAAGGGATAAGAACAAGGAGAAATACAGACCCTTATCTGGTGCAACAATGATAAAGCCGAGCATCAAGGATTTGCACCAAGCACATCTGTGTCTTCTTCAAAACAGTAATGAATTGACCCCATATTTCAA TGAACATATGGCCTTCTTGGTGGCAAGATATCCATTACATGAAAATGATGAAGAATGGCTTAAGAACAAGCAAAATGAAACATTCCCTAATTGGTTTCAAAAGAAG ATTTCGTCAGAATTGCTTGATGTGAAAAGTATGGTATCTAAGGAGGTAATGTGGCTTGCAGAAGGGCCTAACAAGTATGTCCCTACATTCACTGGCTACAAAGTCAATGGTGTTACCTACAGCACAAAAGATCGTGATGATACGCGACAAGTTCAATGCAGCGGTGTTTGTGTTCATGCTGATACAATGCTCGTGCAGGATAAGGATAAGAACATTGAGCATATTTCACATACATTTTATGGAGTAATCACAAGTATTTGGGAGTTGGACTATAACCATTTTCGAGTCCCTATCTTTCGGTGCAATTGGGTAGATATGAACAAAGGGGTTAAGATAGATGATTTAGGATACACAGTTGTTAATTTACACAAGTTAGGTTTTCTGAACGACCCTTTTGTGTTAGGTAAACATGTCAAGCAAGTTTGTTACATTGACGACCCTCTTGAAAAATTCTGGTCAGTTGTATTAAAATTACCAAACAAGTTCGATGATCAAAGTGACGATGAAAATGAGGGATCCGTAGAAATTGAACTTGAAAATGAGGTAGATGTCACCATGTTCCCAACTGTTGATGAAGTCGAGGAAGAAAATAGAAGTTACATGCGGGAGGAAGAAGAGATGATTCAACTTCCATAA